The genomic stretch ATGCCCAACGGGCCGGCGGCCTGGGTCGGCATCGAGCTCGGGGCGCAGGCCGGGGTGCACGCCATGGCCAGCGCCTGCGCGACCGGCGCCGAGGCGATGGCTCTGGGCCTCGACATCATCCGGTCCGGCCGGGCCGACATGGTTCTGGCGGGTGGCACCGAAGCGGTGATCCACCCCCTGCCGTACGCCGGTTTCGCCAACATGCGGGCCATGTCGACCCGCAACGACGAGCCGGAGAAGGCCTCCCGTCCGTGGGACAAGGGGCGCGACGGGTTCGTCTTCGGCGAGGGTTCGGGCGCGCTGGTGCTCGAACGGGCCGACCACGCGAAGGCCCGCGGCGCGCGGATCTACGCACGGCTGGCCGGCGCCGGCATCACCTCGGACGGCTACGACATCGTCCAGCCCGACCCGGAGTGCAAGGGCGGGGCGCGGGCGATGAGCCGGGCGATCCGCGACGCCGGGCTGACCGGCGCCGACATCGCGCACGTCAACGCCCACGCCACGTCGACCCCGGTCGGCGACATGGGCGAGATCGTCGGCATCAAGGCGGCGGTCGGCACCCACCCGGTGATCACCTCGACCAAGTCGATGTCCGGTCACCTGCTGGGCGCGGCGGGCGCTCTCGAGTCGATCGCCACCATCCTGGCCATCCGGGACGGCGTGGTTCCGCCCACGATCAACCTGGACGACCCGGACGACAAACTCGACCTCGACGTGGCGGCGCACAAGGCCCGCCCGCTCGAGATCAACGCGGCGATGAACAACTCGTTCGGCTTCGGCGGTCACAACGTCGCGCTCGTCTTCACCCGCGCCTGATCGTTGACCTCCAGGAGGGCCCGGCCGCTCGGCCGGGCCCTTTCAACACGCCGTACGGGGTAGTCCCGGCACCGCGACCGGTGACCGGCCCGGGGCTTTGGCCTTGCCCGCGACCACGGCGGCCAGGGCGTTCAGCGACAACTTGCTCGACGAGTACGTGGCCACGAGCACCGGCGACTTCGCGGCGGCCAGCAGGTATGGCGTGTCCATGGCAACCGTCACCCGAGCCGCCGGCGAGAGGTCCACCGACTTGTCCCCGTAGCCGACGAGGTGGATCACCGTGCCGCCCGCGGCCCGTACGTCGAAACCCTGAGCCTGCAGAGCCCGTACGAGGTTCACGCGCGCCACCTCACGGCCGCCCGACGCCGTGACGGTGACCGGCCCGCTCAGCAGCGCCCCCGAGCAGGGCCCGCGCAGCACCGTGATCGACGCGGCGTCGAGCGCCCCGACCGCCTGCTCGTGGGCCGGCGAGGCGACAACCGACAGGCCGGGCTGCTTCTTGGCGGCGGTGCGGAATTTGAGCGTCAGGATGCGGGTGGCCGCCTGGACCAGGCGTTCCTTCTTGAGCGAGCCGTCCTTGAGCCCGGCCAGGATGCCGTCGCGGGCGGCGGCGATGTTCGGCGGCATCAGCAGCATGTCGTTGCCGGCGTTGAGGGCCCGTACGGCGGCCTCGCCCGGCGCCCATTTCATCGCGGGCGGCATGTTCATCGCGTCGGTGACCGCGACGCCGGTGAACTTGAGTTGCCCGCGCAGCACATCCGTCATGATCTTTTTGGAGAACGTGGCCGGCACGCCCTTGTCGAGCGCCTGCAGGTCGAGGTGGCCGGACATGACCACGCCGGCGCCCGCGTCCACGCCCGACCTGAACGGCGGCAGGTCCTGAGCCGTCAAGGCGGCCTTGCTCTGCGTCACCACGGGCAGGCCCTCGTGGCTGTCGCCGCTGGTGTGCCCGTGCCCCGGGAAGTGCTTCAGTCCCGCGGCAACCCCAGAGCCTTCCAGACCCCGTACGGCGGAAGCGACCTGAGCGGCGTTGGCCTTGGCATCGCTGCCGAACGCGCGCGAGCCGATCACCGTGTTCGCGGGTGGGCCGAGGGTGTCGGCGACCGGGGCGAAGTCCACCGTGATGCCCATGGCGGCCAGTTCCTCACCCGCGGCCCGCCAGGCCCCCTCGGTGAGCTTGGGTTGACCAGCCGCGCCCGTGCCCATGGCCGACGGCAGCATGGTGACGCCCTCGGTGACACGCGTGACAACCCCGTACTCCTGATCCGTGCCGATCATCAGCGGGGCGCCACCGGGAAGTTGCCGGGCCGCGGCCTGCAGACCGTCGGTCAGCTCCCGGACCTGCTTCGGGTTCTCGACGTTGGTGGTCGGGTTGGTGGCGCCGGTCGGGTCCTTGGCGGTGAAGCCGACCAGGATCAGGCCGCCCAGCCGGAACTTGGTGATCATCTCGGCGGGCGTGTTCACCCCGGCCAGCCCCTGGTTGCCGGCGGCCGAGCCTTTGTCCACGGTCGTCGCGTTGCTCCCGTACGCGTACGGCATGAGCACCTGACCGGCCAGGTCGGCGTCGCTCATCGCGGCCACGGCGGCGGCCGCGCTCGCCGCCGGATCAGCCGGTGCCAAGGCCGGCGTGGAGGGCAGCACCGAGGGCAAGGCCGGTGGCGCCGAGGCAGTGGCCTGCGGCGGCGGGGCGTCGTCCGACCCGCACGCCGCGGCGGCCAGCACGAGCGGGAGGAACAGGGCGGCTCGGACGATCCTCATGAGAGCATCGAATCAGGGGGCCATTCGGGCGTAACGCGCGGGTCAGCCCACCCGGGTCAGCAGGGTCACCGGGGCGCCGTCACCCGCGTACCGGTAAGGCTCGAGCTCGGCGTCCCAGGCGGAGCCGAGCGCCTTTTCCAGGGCATGCGAAAGGGCCTCCGGCGCCCGCGCGGAGGCCATGATCGAGCGCAACCGGTCCTCGCCGATCTGGATGTCGCCCGACGCGCCCATGATCCCGTGAAAGAGGCCGCGACCCGGGACGTGCATGAAACGCTCGCCGTCAACACCCGGGCTCGGTTCCTCGGTCACCTCGAAACGGATCATGGGCCACTGCCGGAGGGCAGCAGCCAGCTCGGCGCCAGTACCGGCCCGGCCGGTCCAGCTGCACTCGGCGCGCCGCATGCCGGGGTCGACCGGCTGCGGTGTCCAGTGCAGCGTGACCGGCGCTGTCAGTACGCGCGCGATCGCCCACTCGACGTGTTGGCACACGGCAAGTGGGGTCGAGTGGACGTATACGACGCCACACGTTGGCACGGTGACCTCCCGAAGACCGAGGTGCGTCTTCCCCTACGACCTCGACCGCGGTTGATCGTGTCCCATGATGCCGGTTGGTACGGATGGTGCGCCAGAGAATCGGCAACATCGACATCGGATCGGCCGTAGTGGCACACCCTGCTCAACGCCTCAACCTGCTCGTACGGCACGGTCGCCGAGCATCGTGTAGAGTTGCCACGGCCTTTTTTCTGCTTTTCCCAAGGAGTTCCGCCGTGGCGAGCAACACCTCAAAGACCGCCCGCGCATCAGTTCGCGCCGGCCAGGGATCCGGCGGCGCCCTGAGCGTGCTGGGTGAGTACAAGTACCTCATCCCGCTGGCCAACGGCCGCTTCGCCTATGTGCGGAACCTGACCAACGGCAAGACCGCGCACCTCAAGACCGACTCGGACGCCTTCGTCGAGGAGATCCGCGCTCTCTCGGCGGCCGGTCACGGTGCCAAGATCCGCGCCGAGCTGGGCGCGCTCGACGAGGCGAACCCGTCGCACGGCTGGGCCGCCACCGAGAAGCGTCTGGCCGAGGCCGGCGTCTTCGAGGGCTGAGAAACACCAGCGCACGAACAAGCGAGGCGCCTGCCGGCTACGGCCGACAGGCGCTTTCTTGCATCCCTCGAAGATCACCCACCGAGATCACCAGGGTGGATTACCGACAAAAAGGATTTTGCGGCGGGCAGGCCGGCGGCCGGGTCACGGCAGGAGTTCGACCACGCCCGTGTCGAGGTCGTAGACGGCGCCGACCACGTTGACCCGGCCCGCGGCCACCGCGTCGGCCACCACGTCGACTGTGCCCAGACGGCGGACCGTGTGGGCGACGTGCACAACCATCGCCTTCTCGGCGGCGTCGGGGTCGTCGACCCCGACCTCGCGTACGGCGGGGGCGATCTCGTCGACCAGGTAGCCGATCTCGCCGGCGGGGATCTGGCCCGCTCGCAGGGCCGCGGCGGTGGCGGCCACAGCGCCGCAGCGCTTGTGACCCAGGACCATGACCAGGGGCACACCCAGCTCGGACACGGCGAAATCGACCGAGCCCAGCACTGCCCGGTCGACGACGTGGCCGCCGGAGCGCACCACGCAGATGGAGCCGAAGGTCTGGTCGAAGATGGCCTCGAGCGGCACCCGGGAGTCGATGCATCCGAGCACCACCGCGTGCGGCTGCTGCCGGGCGGACGAGGCGGCGGCCGCGGAGACGTCGTGCCCGTGTTCGGGGCGGCTGCTGACGAATCGCTTGTTGCCTGCCACCAGCTCCGCCAGAGCTTCCGCGGCGTTCGTGATAGGTGCGGCGGGGCCCGCCGACGGGTCGGTCGTCATACGGGTGATTCTCGCCCAGTTCGACGTCATTAGCAGCGTGTGCGAGCCAATTCACGTTCCGCACGGGACTTCCGGCCCTGGCGAAGATCGGTCTGGCATTTCCGGTGATCGCGAGTGATGCTTATTACCCGTGGGTACTACGGGACCGTGCGGATCACGGAGGTGCCCATGTCCGAGCGAACGGAATTGTCTCTCCCGGACGGCGTACGGCTGAACGTCGAGGCGTACGGGCCGGAGGATGCCCCGCTCACCGTGGTGCTGGCGCACGGCTGGTGCCAGGACAGGCGTACGTGGAAACACCAGGTCGCGGCGTTACGTCTGCTCGGCGCGCGCCGGCCGCGAGTGATCGTGTACGACACCCGGGGGCACGGTCGTTCCGGGGCGACCGGTCTCGGCGGGGCGACGCTGGGACAGCTCGGCGAGGATCTGGCCGAGGTGCTGCGCCGGTACGCCCCGAGGGGGCCGGTCGTGCTCGGTGGGCACTCGATGGGCGGCATGACGATCATGGAGTTCGCGCACGCGTACCCGGGGGTGTTCGCCGAGCGGGTCGCCGGACTGCTGTTCGTCTCGACCACCGCCGAGGGCCACACCCATACCCAGTACGGGTTGCCGGCGCGGATCGCCGCGCTGATGCGGACCGGCGAGACGATCGGCGCGGGGTTGCTGGCCCGTTCCGGCCCGTGGCGCCCGCACCGGGCCCTGCTGCCGGCGCTGCGTCCCGCCGTGCGCTGGCTGCTTTTCGGCGACGACTGCGACGAGGAGGCGCTCGACCTGGCCATGCGCTGTTTCGGCCGGGCCTCGCTGCGTTCGATCGGCGCCTTCCGCCCCTCGATCGGCGCCCAGCAGCGCCTCGACACGCTGGCCGAGCTGGGCGACGTGCCCGCCACGGTGCTGGTCGGCGAGCGGGACAGGCTGACCCCGACCGCCTGCGCCCGGTCGATCGCCGAGGCGCTGCCGTGCGCCGAGCTGCGCGTGGTGCCGGGTGCCGGTCACATGCTGCCGCTGGAACGGCCGCACGACGTGTCAGCGGCGCTCACCGCCATCGTCGAGCGGGCCACCCCCGCTGCCCGCTGCCGCATTCGGCGTATTGCCAGCACACTCAGAAAGGCCGCGTAGCGCTGTCCACAGCCCGCGGGTTGTCCACAGGCCCGCATCGCGGCGCCTCCGAAGATCCGCCACCTCGATAAAATGGCCGTGGGCGGGGGTCCCCCGGTCGGGTGGGCCCTGAGCTCTCGGCTCTGGGCTCTGGGCTCTGAGCTCTCGGCTCTGAGCTCTGAGTTCTGAGCTCTGAGCTCTCGTCGTCTTGAGGTGGTCTGGTCGGCGACCGATCCGCCGCCCCGCCTCGCGCTGACACCCAGTCGGGCCGGGTGTTACGGGCCCTCCGGCGAGGACGGGGCCGCCGCGGCGCCGCCCGTGCGCGGCGGCCGCGTCGATGTGCGGGCCGGGTGAGACGCGACGGGCCTCGACGGAGTAAGTTCGAGTGCTCCCCTTACGCGAGCACGCTGCCCGAACGCGTGCATCGGGGTGCCGGAAAGAGAGATTCACCGTCTTGAGCGACGCCACCGTTCTTCAGCAGGAGATCGCGGTCGAGCAGAAGCACGTCGACCGCGTTTATGCCCGGCTCGCCGAGCTCCGCCGCGACGCGTCACGGGCCGAGAAGGAGGGTTATCAGCTCGCCG from Paractinoplanes brasiliensis encodes the following:
- the fabF gene encoding beta-ketoacyl-ACP synthase II; its protein translation is MSNVDVVVTGLGATTPLGGDVASTWDALLAGRSGVSRLTAEWAEQLTVKIGAQLKVDPSEVIERVRMRRLDRSEAIALIAAKQAWADAGLEGAEIDKERLAVSLGSGIGGALTLLSQDDILEESGQRKVSPHTVPMLMPNGPAAWVGIELGAQAGVHAMASACATGAEAMALGLDIIRSGRADMVLAGGTEAVIHPLPYAGFANMRAMSTRNDEPEKASRPWDKGRDGFVFGEGSGALVLERADHAKARGARIYARLAGAGITSDGYDIVQPDPECKGGARAMSRAIRDAGLTGADIAHVNAHATSTPVGDMGEIVGIKAAVGTHPVITSTKSMSGHLLGAAGALESIATILAIRDGVVPPTINLDDPDDKLDLDVAAHKARPLEINAAMNNSFGFGGHNVALVFTRA
- a CDS encoding glycoside hydrolase family 3 protein, which gives rise to MRIVRAALFLPLVLAAAACGSDDAPPPQATASAPPALPSVLPSTPALAPADPAASAAAAVAAMSDADLAGQVLMPYAYGSNATTVDKGSAAGNQGLAGVNTPAEMITKFRLGGLILVGFTAKDPTGATNPTTNVENPKQVRELTDGLQAAARQLPGGAPLMIGTDQEYGVVTRVTEGVTMLPSAMGTGAAGQPKLTEGAWRAAGEELAAMGITVDFAPVADTLGPPANTVIGSRAFGSDAKANAAQVASAVRGLEGSGVAAGLKHFPGHGHTSGDSHEGLPVVTQSKAALTAQDLPPFRSGVDAGAGVVMSGHLDLQALDKGVPATFSKKIMTDVLRGQLKFTGVAVTDAMNMPPAMKWAPGEAAVRALNAGNDMLLMPPNIAAARDGILAGLKDGSLKKERLVQAATRILTLKFRTAAKKQPGLSVVASPAHEQAVGALDAASITVLRGPCSGALLSGPVTVTASGGREVARVNLVRALQAQGFDVRAAGGTVIHLVGYGDKSVDLSPAARVTVAMDTPYLLAAAKSPVLVATYSSSKLSLNALAAVVAGKAKAPGRSPVAVPGLPRTAC
- a CDS encoding DUF3145 domain-containing protein translates to MPTCGVVYVHSTPLAVCQHVEWAIARVLTAPVTLHWTPQPVDPGMRRAECSWTGRAGTGAELAAALRQWPMIRFEVTEEPSPGVDGERFMHVPGRGLFHGIMGASGDIQIGEDRLRSIMASARAPEALSHALEKALGSAWDAELEPYRYAGDGAPVTLLTRVG
- a CDS encoding carbonic anhydrase; this encodes MTTDPSAGPAAPITNAAEALAELVAGNKRFVSSRPEHGHDVSAAAASSARQQPHAVVLGCIDSRVPLEAIFDQTFGSICVVRSGGHVVDRAVLGSVDFAVSELGVPLVMVLGHKRCGAVAATAAALRAGQIPAGEIGYLVDEIAPAVREVGVDDPDAAEKAMVVHVAHTVRRLGTVDVVADAVAAGRVNVVGAVYDLDTGVVELLP
- a CDS encoding alpha/beta fold hydrolase; the protein is MSERTELSLPDGVRLNVEAYGPEDAPLTVVLAHGWCQDRRTWKHQVAALRLLGARRPRVIVYDTRGHGRSGATGLGGATLGQLGEDLAEVLRRYAPRGPVVLGGHSMGGMTIMEFAHAYPGVFAERVAGLLFVSTTAEGHTHTQYGLPARIAALMRTGETIGAGLLARSGPWRPHRALLPALRPAVRWLLFGDDCDEEALDLAMRCFGRASLRSIGAFRPSIGAQQRLDTLAELGDVPATVLVGERDRLTPTACARSIAEALPCAELRVVPGAGHMLPLERPHDVSAALTAIVERATPAARCRIRRIASTLRKAA